A window from Mesorhizobium sp. WSM2240 encodes these proteins:
- a CDS encoding enoyl-CoA hydratase/isomerase family protein, producing MFGTVTYGIQDDIAEIRLNRPHRLNAVVQQLYDDLLEALNQAERDKNVRVIVLTGQGRAFCVGADMKEHKAGRSAFDRRQYLMSEQRVCRSLLSHPKPIIAAVNGYALGAGAEMAIACDFMVMAASARIGFPEIGLGAFLGGGVTHILPRLVGLAKARELIFLGRQIDGAEAVRMGLASRCVPDDEFAEGIRTLAAELSKKAPYSMQLAKQQLASAAHGTFDSVLTAELEGMMFCSTTRDWQEGVEAFAEKRPPVFRGE from the coding sequence ATGTTTGGAACGGTTACTTACGGAATCCAGGACGATATTGCCGAAATTCGCTTGAACCGGCCGCACCGGCTAAACGCAGTGGTGCAGCAACTGTACGACGATCTCCTGGAGGCTCTCAATCAGGCTGAACGAGATAAAAACGTGCGCGTGATTGTGTTGACCGGCCAAGGGCGGGCGTTTTGTGTCGGTGCTGACATGAAGGAGCACAAGGCCGGTCGTTCGGCCTTTGACAGGCGACAATACCTGATGAGCGAACAAAGGGTGTGTCGAAGTCTGCTTTCACATCCAAAGCCGATCATTGCGGCCGTGAACGGCTATGCGCTGGGTGCCGGTGCCGAGATGGCGATCGCTTGTGATTTCATGGTCATGGCCGCATCGGCGCGGATCGGATTTCCGGAGATTGGCCTTGGTGCATTCCTCGGCGGCGGCGTCACGCATATCCTCCCAAGACTTGTCGGCCTGGCAAAAGCGCGTGAGCTGATCTTCCTTGGTCGACAGATCGATGGAGCTGAAGCGGTCCGGATGGGGCTGGCGTCACGCTGTGTCCCCGACGACGAGTTTGCGGAAGGCATCCGGACTTTGGCAGCCGAACTGTCGAAGAAGGCCCCATACTCGATGCAGCTTGCCAAACAACAGTTAGCATCGGCTGCTCACGGGACGTTCGACTCTGTGCTTACTGCTGAGCTTGAGGGCATGATGTTTTGTTCGACTACCCGTGATTGGCAGGAGGGCGTCGAAGCTTTCGCCGAGAAGCGTCCGCCAGTGTTCCGGGGGGAGTAA